The following DNA comes from Candidatus Aramenus sp. CH1.
CCCAAGCCCTGTTTTTCATTAAGTTTATAACGAATAGGGTTCAAGTTTTAAGGATAATGAAGACCATTATAATTAAACTCACAGACGAGGAATATGCAAAGCTCGAGGAGGAGGCAAGAAGGGAGGGCTACGTTCTGTTAACGGAGTACGTGAGGTCTAAGTTACTCTCGAGCTCTGCTTTAGCCCCTTCAAGTTCTTCACGGGTCGAGAGCGTCAATTATGAAGAAATGCTGCGAAAAATAGAAAGGAAAGTACAAGACATGATCAACCCGTTTACTTCTCAAATTGAGGATCTTAAGAAAAGGCTTGCAGACCTCCAGGAGAGGGTTGATTCCTTCGAAGAGAAGAGCCCCAAACCTAAGGAGCTCCAACCAAAGGAGAAATCGCAGAGACCGCCTACTGCTCAGGAGAAAAAGACTGCCCTAGATATCCTGTCGGAGCAAGGGGTCATCTTCGAAAGCGAGCTAAAGCTGAAGGATCCGGATAGGTTCTTTGAAAAACTGGAAAGGGAAGGAGCAAAGATCATAGTCACAGAGAAGGAGAGGATAGCAGTCGACCCTAACTTCTATAATAGCTTCGTAGACAAACTCTCGAAGTTATCGGCACAAGACGACGAAACTGCGAAGCAACAGCTAGGCAAGAGGGAGTTTAAGATGTTCCAGAAGCTAAAGGAAGCTGCGTACATATACTTTGATAGCTCCTCGAAGTCTTGGAAGTTCGTGCAGTAGTGCTTAACCTATGAACTTAGGTAAGGTCACCCCCCTTTGACCTTGGTACTTCCCCTTATATGGGTTCTCAACTGGGGTCAAGGTCTTAGCGAAAATTAAGTGGATGAACCTAGTACCCGCCTTGACCTTCACGGGGAAGGAGCTCCCTATGACCTCTATTGTTACCTGGCCCTCAAAACCCGCGTCGACAATTGTAGGGGGCACCATTAACCCCAGCCTGGCGAAGGAAGACCTTATGTTGACGAAGGCCATTATGTCGTTGGGCAACTTCACGTACTCCTTAGTCGTCAGGAGGACGTGTTCCTGCGGGTATATTACGAACTCGCTACCGTTTTCGATGTCGTAAAAGTCGCTTAAGTCTTCCCCCACTGTGTACACCCTGTCCGTCTTCTTGAACCTCGCTATCTGCTCACCTACTCTCAGGTCAACGCCGTTCTCCCTCACTGTGTCGTCGCTTATTGGCTCAATGAGTATCCACTTTTTCTCAAGGTAGTATTTTAGATCTCTGTCTCCAAGTATCATGTCTAAACAAACATTTTCTCCCGTTTACTTAAAGACATTGTGGGTTAATATTCCAGGGTCAGTGTAACTCTGACAAGTCACCAACTCCTATTGCCTTTATTCATCATCAAACGTTAATAACGCTGACATGAAGATAATAATTTATGGAGTTTAAAATTATAGCTGAGTACTTCGACCGTCTCGAGAAGATAAGCTCAAGGATTCAGCTTACCTCTATTTTAGCTGATCTCTTTAAGCAGACAGATAAGAGCGTCATAGACAAAATAGTCTACCTAATTCAAGGCAAATTGTGGCCAGACTTCTCTGGTCAACCTGAGATAGGAATAGGCGAGAAATTCCTAATAAAGGCCATCTCCATTGCCACTGGAGTTAAGGAGGATGAAGTCGATAGCCTATTTAAAAAGTTGGGAGACCTAGGACAGGTGGCCTTTGAGCTAAAAAAGAAGTCTCAATCATCGAGCATACTCTCGTTTCTGGGAGCCCAGAGTGCTCAAGGCCTTACCGTGGAGGAGACTTACGAAAACTTGGTGAAGATAGCTACTGCTCAGGGAGAAGGGAGCAGGGACATAAAGATAAGGCTCCTCGCGGGCCTACTGAAGAAGGCCACCCCAGTTGAGGCGAAGTACCTCGTCAGGTTCGTAGACGGTAGGTTAAGGGTGGGTATAGGCGACGCGACCATTCTAGACGCACTTGCAATAACGTTCGGGGGAGGAGAGGCTGATAGGAACATAGTGGAGAGGGCATACAACCTCAGGGCAGACCTAGGAAATATAGCGAGAGTACTAGTGGAAAGGGGCATAGAGGCAATAAAGTCCATGAAGCCCATGCCGGGTATTCCAATTAGGCCAATGTTAGCTGAGAGGCTTTCCGATCCTGCAGAGATGCTGAAAAAGGTAAACGGAGTTGCCTTAGTGGATTACAAGTACGACGGGGAGAGGGCTCAAATACACAAGGCCGGGGACAAAGTCTACATATTCTCGAGAAGGCTCGAGAATATAACAAACCAGTACCCGGACGTAATAGAGTACGTGACTAACTACGTGAAGGGCAACGAGTTCATAATAGAGGGAGAGATAGTCCCCGTTGACCCAGAAAGCGGTGAGATGAGGCCGTTCCAGGAGCTCATGCACAGGAAGAGGAAGACGGATATCCACGAGGCAATAAAGGAGTACCCAGTAAACGTCTTCCTGTTCGACCTTATGTATTATGAGGGAGAAGACTACACGACTAAGCCCCTTCTGGAGAGGAGGAGCAAGCTGGAGTCCATAATATCTGAAAACGATAAGGTACACATTGCGACGCATATTGTGGTCGACAGCGTGGAGAAGCTAAAGGAATTCTTCTTCCAGGCTATTTCAGAAGGAGCCGAGGGCGTTATGGTCAAGTCCATATCTAGCGATTCTAACTACCAGGCTGGATCGAGGGGATGGTTATGGATTAAGTTCAAGAGGGACTACCAGAGCGAGATGGCAGACACTGTTGACCTAGTGGTAGTAGGGGCGTTCTATGGAAAGGGTAAAAGAGGGGGAAAGTACAGTTCGCTATTAATGGCAGCCTACAACCCGGAGAAAGACGTGTTCGAGACTGTGTGTAAGGTGGCGTCTGGCTTTAGCGATGAGGAACTGGACGAGCTTCAGAAGAGGGTTGAGGAGCTCAAGAGGCAAGACAAACACCCAAGGGTTGACTCTAAAATGGTTCCAGACATCTGGGTGACGCCTTCTTTAGTTGCCGAGATAATAGGCGCAGAGATCACCATATCCCCGCAACACACGTGCTGTAGCGACAAGTACGAAAACGGAGGGCTCTCGATTAGGTTCCCAAGGTTTATAAGGTGGAGGCCAGACAAGAGCCCGGAAGACGCCACAACAAACCAGGAAATCTACGAGATGTACAACTCCCAGTTAAAGAAGATAACTGAGAAGAGTGGCGAGAGCATCTAATATAAAACGCCTTACGCCAATTTATTTTATGCACGTAAAAATCGAAGCCAATGGTGCCATAATAGTAGGGGAGAACTTTACAATTGACGGGCATTCAGAGAGGAACTTTAGGGTCGTGACACACTTTCATTCGGACCACATAGTTGACCTCTCTAAGAGCGTTAAGGAGTGCAACGGAGTCGTCGCAACTCCCCAGACCTTGGACGCGTTGGAGGTGCTTGGGCACAAGATACCGCAGAAGAAGAGGTTAGGCCTCAAGTACGACTTAAGGCTTCACGTAGAAGACGAGTCAGTAGTGCTTAAGCCAGCTGAACACATATTGGGCTCTGCCCAAGTTATGATAACCTTGAAGGACGGCACCACAGTGGCTTACACTGGGGACTTCAAGAATCCGGGGAAAGGGACGCCAATATTGAACCCCGACATTCTCGTAATTGACTCGACCTACGGTAGGCCGGAATTTAGGAGACCGTTCAAGGAGGAGGTGAACTCCCTCTTTCCGGACTACGTCAACGACGCCCTTGTCAGTGGACCTGTGAGGATATACGCCTATCATGGAAAGATCCAAGAGGTGATGAAGTTTCTCAGGAGGGCACAAGTAATAGCCCCTTTCGTTGCGGAGGGAAAAGTCTACGACTTAACTATGGTGGCCAAGAAATACGGAGAGGAGATAGGGGAGGTATTTAACAGGAACGACCCCCATGCCAGTGAGATCTTAAAGGAGGGCTGGTACGTTGAGTTTAAGCACTTTCATGAGTTTAGGAACAGGGAGAAAGGGTTCACAAATTTCGTGCTCACGGGCTGGCAGTTCGACAAGCCATTTAAGCGAATAGACAGCTCTTCAGTCTCCGTTGCCTTCAGCGATCACGGGGACTTCGAAGAGACGATATATTACGTAGACAACTCCTCCGCCAGTCTCGTCATAGTAGACGGAGGGAGAAAGGGGTACTCCAACGACCTCGCCAAATACATTAATGAGAGGCTTAAGAAAAAGGCGATAAGCATGCCCTAAATTACCATCTCCTCCCTCACAAGCCTGTTTTTCTGGAACCTGTCTGGGGAAAACACGTCGAAGAACCTGTTCCTTTTCCCGTCTGCTACGAGCTCCGCCATTAGTTTCCCGGAGAACGGGGAAAACATCATTCCATGTCCGCTGTAGCCTGCGTCCACGTATAGTCCTTCTGGCCAGTTTTCTGAAAAGCCCATTACGTGAGAGTGGTCCGGGGTCATCTCGTAATACCCGCTCCATCCCCTCATTATACCTATTCCCTCTGCACCCCTTATGAGACCTCTTACGATCCTAAGGAACTTTAGGGCTTCATCTAGGCTTACCGTAAAGGGGAGGTAACCTCTCTCACTGGTCGACTCCACCCCTCCAATGATCTCCCCCTTCAATGTCTGGGAGAAGTAGACGTCCTTGCCTAAGTCGATAACTAGTGGCTTTACTTTGTACTTTAAGTCCTCTGTAATGAATATCTGCTTCCTCTCAGGGTAAATCGGGAGGTCTGGTACTATTTGGGAGCTCCATGCCCCTGCCGTTATCACCACTTTGTCTCCTTCGATGAACCTCCCATCGCCAGTAGTCACTCCCTTTACCCTCCCCTCACCTACGACGCCCTTTACCTCTCCGTAGATCATCTTTACGTCTCTTCTTATTTCCTCGAAGTAGCTGTAGAGTATGTAGTCGTGGTGAAAGGCTCCATCCTGGGGCGCAAAGTAGCAATTGTCCTCTACCTTAAGGAAGTCGAATTCTCCGCATTCCGCGAATTTTCCTCCTACGCCTAAAGACGCCCAAAGCGAGTGGAGCTTTTTGAAGTAGTCAAGAAGCCTCTCGCTTAATATCCACAAGTACCCCGATCTGTATAGAAGGGCGTTATAGCGGAGTTCCTTAGCGGATCTCTCTAGGTACTTTATGGCCTCCAGAGCAAACTCTACGTTTTCCCTGCTGTAAAAATGGTATCTGAACCTTCCTGCATTCCTGCTACTCGACCCATAGCCTATCCTCTTCTTCTCGATGATTACAACGTCCTTTACGCCCATCTTGTGTAGATGATAAGCTAAGCTTAACCCGTGGCTTCCACCGCCAACTATTAGGATCATGGTTACCACATTGGGTAAAGTGGTGACCTAAACGTTATTAGCTCGTCGCTCCTCAAATAACTTCCTGCCAAGTACGTGCATATCTTTCCCTGGCAACTGCCCGTGGACAAGCCAGTCACCCTTTTCACTTCTTCGACGCTTTTGTATCCCCGAAGGCGGGCTTTTTCTAAGTCGTGAAAGGTAACGTCCTCGCACTCGCAAACGTAGCCTCCACGGCTAAACAAATATGGGGAATCCCTGCTTTCCCAAGCCCCCGAGTAAAAGTTAAGCAAGTGCGTTTCCCTCTCCTTTAGCTCCGACTTAAGTTGGTCTAGGTATCTGTCATCTAAGAGCACCTTTGAGCTCAAGAAGGAGACTTCGTAGTCCGAAATTCCCCTGCTTCCCCCGGACACCGCGATCTCGTGGCCTGCTGACCCAGCGTAGTCGTGCTCCGGCAGGTAGACGTGAGAGAAAGGGTAAAACTTGTACCTTACGCCAAGGTTACTCATCAGCTCAATCCTTGGTTGTTTTATCACCGCAAATACTACGGCGTCCACTTCCTCGTTTATCCCGTTAGAGTAGACAACTAGCTTCTTCCCTTTTCTCTTTAATTGAAGAGTGTCGACCTGGATCACCTCTACTCCCATTTCCTTGGCCCTTTCTCTC
Coding sequences within:
- a CDS encoding CopG family transcriptional regulator, producing the protein MKTIIIKLTDEEYAKLEEEARREGYVLLTEYVRSKLLSSSALAPSSSSRVESVNYEEMLRKIERKVQDMINPFTSQIEDLKKRLADLQERVDSFEEKSPKPKELQPKEKSQRPPTAQEKKTALDILSEQGVIFESELKLKDPDRFFEKLEREGAKIIVTEKERIAVDPNFYNSFVDKLSKLSAQDDETAKQQLGKREFKMFQKLKEAAYIYFDSSSKSWKFVQ
- the dcd gene encoding dCTP deaminase; the encoded protein is MILGDRDLKYYLEKKWILIEPISDDTVRENGVDLRVGEQIARFKKTDRVYTVGEDLSDFYDIENGSEFVIYPQEHVLLTTKEYVKLPNDIMAFVNIRSSFARLGLMVPPTIVDAGFEGQVTIEVIGSSFPVKVKAGTRFIHLIFAKTLTPVENPYKGKYQGQRGVTLPKFIG
- a CDS encoding ATP-dependent DNA ligase translates to MEFKIIAEYFDRLEKISSRIQLTSILADLFKQTDKSVIDKIVYLIQGKLWPDFSGQPEIGIGEKFLIKAISIATGVKEDEVDSLFKKLGDLGQVAFELKKKSQSSSILSFLGAQSAQGLTVEETYENLVKIATAQGEGSRDIKIRLLAGLLKKATPVEAKYLVRFVDGRLRVGIGDATILDALAITFGGGEADRNIVERAYNLRADLGNIARVLVERGIEAIKSMKPMPGIPIRPMLAERLSDPAEMLKKVNGVALVDYKYDGERAQIHKAGDKVYIFSRRLENITNQYPDVIEYVTNYVKGNEFIIEGEIVPVDPESGEMRPFQELMHRKRKTDIHEAIKEYPVNVFLFDLMYYEGEDYTTKPLLERRSKLESIISENDKVHIATHIVVDSVEKLKEFFFQAISEGAEGVMVKSISSDSNYQAGSRGWLWIKFKRDYQSEMADTVDLVVVGAFYGKGKRGGKYSSLLMAAYNPEKDVFETVCKVASGFSDEELDELQKRVEELKRQDKHPRVDSKMVPDIWVTPSLVAEIIGAEITISPQHTCCSDKYENGGLSIRFPRFIRWRPDKSPEDATTNQEIYEMYNSQLKKITEKSGESI
- a CDS encoding MBL fold metallo-hydrolase, with amino-acid sequence MHVKIEANGAIIVGENFTIDGHSERNFRVVTHFHSDHIVDLSKSVKECNGVVATPQTLDALEVLGHKIPQKKRLGLKYDLRLHVEDESVVLKPAEHILGSAQVMITLKDGTTVAYTGDFKNPGKGTPILNPDILVIDSTYGRPEFRRPFKEEVNSLFPDYVNDALVSGPVRIYAYHGKIQEVMKFLRRAQVIAPFVAEGKVYDLTMVAKKYGEEIGEVFNRNDPHASEILKEGWYVEFKHFHEFRNREKGFTNFVLTGWQFDKPFKRIDSSSVSVAFSDHGDFEETIYYVDNSSASLVIVDGGRKGYSNDLAKYINERLKKKAISMP
- a CDS encoding FAD-binding oxidoreductase, producing the protein MILIVGGGSHGLSLAYHLHKMGVKDVVIIEKKRIGYGSSSRNAGRFRYHFYSRENVEFALEAIKYLERSAKELRYNALLYRSGYLWILSERLLDYFKKLHSLWASLGVGGKFAECGEFDFLKVEDNCYFAPQDGAFHHDYILYSYFEEIRRDVKMIYGEVKGVVGEGRVKGVTTGDGRFIEGDKVVITAGAWSSQIVPDLPIYPERKQIFITEDLKYKVKPLVIDLGKDVYFSQTLKGEIIGGVESTSERGYLPFTVSLDEALKFLRIVRGLIRGAEGIGIMRGWSGYYEMTPDHSHVMGFSENWPEGLYVDAGYSGHGMMFSPFSGKLMAELVADGKRNRFFDVFSPDRFQKNRLVREEMVI